Part of the Longimicrobium sp. genome, CACACGAAGTCCGCCTTCGCGGACTACCTGCTCCGGTGCTCCACCACCGATGTGGCGCGCCCGGACCCCGCTGTTCCCCCTCTCCCCTGCGAAGCGGGGGAGAGGGCCGGGGAGAGGGGGCTCCCGAGGCATGCACGGCACCCCATCGAACCCCGATCGAAGTTCCCCCTCTCCGGCGCAGTTTGCGGGGGAGGGGCCGGGGGAGGGGCCCCCTACTGCGCGTCGGCCTTCTCCGGCGAAGCTGGTGTTCCCTCAACAGTGCCCGCCGTACCGAGTCGCGATGCCTTGCTCCGCCGGGGCGGCCTGCCGCTCGTCGCCGAAATCTCGTCGTAGCAGCGCACGATGGTCTGCACCGCCTCTTCCAGCGAGTCCGTCACCACCAGCATGTCCACGTCCTCCGGCGAGATCTTGCCCTCCGCCAGCAGGGTGCCACGAACCCAGTCGATCAGGCCTCGCCAGTACGCGGTGCCTACCAGGACGACGGGGACGTCTCGCACCTTGCCCGTCTGGATCAGCGTCAGCGCCTCGAACAGCTCGTCCATCGTCCCGAAACCGCCAGGGAAGATGATGAACGCCTCCGCGTACTTCACGAACATCGTCTTGCGGACGAAGAAGTACCGGAAGTTGATGGCGACGTCCACGTACGGGTTGATCCCCTGCTCGAACGGAAGCTCGATGTTGCAGCCGATGGACTGCACCCCCGCGTCGCGCGCGCCGCGGTTGGCGGCCTCCATCACCCCCGGCCCGCCGCCGGTGATGATGCCGAACCCCGCCTCACCCAGCAGCCGCGCCGTTTCGCGCGCGGCCGCGTACTCGGGATGGTCCGCCGGGGTGCGCGCCGAGCCGAAGATGGTCACCGCCGGCCCGATGCGCGCCAGGGTATCGAACCCCTCCACGAACTCGCCCATGATGCGCAGCACCCGCCACGGATCGGACCTCGTAAAGTCGAGCGACTCGGGCTGTTCCGCCGGCGACTGCAGCAGCCGCTCGTCTTCGGTGGACGTGCGCGTGCGCTGCGCGACGTTCAGCGTGGGGTTGTCCTGTTCGGCCATCAGTGGTGTACGCACGGGTGTGTCGGCGGCCGGACCGGCTCCGGCCAAGGGGCACAAGATAAG contains:
- a CDS encoding TIGR00730 family Rossman fold protein; translated protein: MAEQDNPTLNVAQRTRTSTEDERLLQSPAEQPESLDFTRSDPWRVLRIMGEFVEGFDTLARIGPAVTIFGSARTPADHPEYAAARETARLLGEAGFGIITGGGPGVMEAANRGARDAGVQSIGCNIELPFEQGINPYVDVAINFRYFFVRKTMFVKYAEAFIIFPGGFGTMDELFEALTLIQTGKVRDVPVVLVGTAYWRGLIDWVRGTLLAEGKISPEDVDMLVVTDSLEEAVQTIVRCYDEISATSGRPPRRSKASRLGTAGTVEGTPASPEKADAQ